One window of the Acetonema longum DSM 6540 genome contains the following:
- a CDS encoding LysR family transcriptional regulator has product MDDRDWRILQVLFEQKNITKTAQALFISQPALTARLRQIEAEFGVKIAYRTSKGVQFTPQGEYLAKCAAQTLFNLRQIKEQVMNLENKVAGTLRLGASSYFTMFMLPPLLKLFQRQYPDVEFKVTTTWSKDIHTLVYNQEVHVGFVSSDYDWQGQKLLLFEEPICIASMNKIDVRNLPNLPRINYQTDALIKNLIDKWWRERFSQPPTINMEVDRLVTCKEMVKNGLGYGIMPHLILNGIENLHKIYLTDKQGKSVQRKTWMIYHQEFLEMNLFKVFVNFVKKMNFTDILQIVCLTFVIQ; this is encoded by the coding sequence GTGGACGATCGGGACTGGCGTATTTTACAAGTTCTGTTTGAACAAAAAAACATCACTAAAACAGCGCAGGCCTTGTTTATTTCCCAACCGGCGCTAACGGCGCGCCTGCGGCAAATAGAAGCGGAATTCGGGGTCAAAATCGCCTACCGTACGAGCAAGGGCGTCCAGTTTACTCCCCAGGGAGAATATTTGGCGAAGTGTGCGGCGCAAACCCTTTTCAACCTCCGCCAAATTAAGGAGCAAGTCATGAATTTGGAGAACAAGGTCGCCGGCACCTTACGGCTGGGAGCATCCAGCTATTTCACAATGTTCATGCTCCCCCCTCTCCTTAAACTCTTCCAGCGGCAATATCCGGATGTTGAGTTCAAGGTAACCACTACCTGGAGTAAAGATATCCACACCCTTGTATATAATCAGGAGGTTCACGTAGGCTTCGTAAGTTCGGATTATGACTGGCAGGGCCAGAAGCTCCTGCTGTTTGAAGAACCGATCTGCATCGCCTCGATGAACAAAATCGACGTCAGAAACCTCCCGAATCTGCCCCGCATTAACTATCAGACTGATGCTCTCATTAAAAACCTCATCGATAAATGGTGGCGGGAACGCTTCTCGCAGCCTCCGACCATCAACATGGAAGTCGACAGGCTGGTCACCTGCAAGGAAATGGTTAAAAACGGGCTAGGCTATGGGATCATGCCTCATCTGATATTAAACGGCATAGAAAACCTGCACAAAATTTATCTGACGGATAAACAGGGAAAATCCGTTCAGCGTAAAACCTGGATGATTTATCATCAGGAATTTCTGGAGATGAATTTGTTTAAAGTATTTGTAAATTTCGTCAAAAAAATGAATTTTACTGATATTTTGCAAATCGTGTGCCTTACGTTTGTTATACAGTGA
- the citD gene encoding citrate lyase acyl carrier protein encodes MSRLLKSAQAGTVESTDILIMLAPADPGAGITVELISPTMQQYGEHIKNLIIKTLASYGVQDAVVHANEKGALDYTIEARIRTAVMRALS; translated from the coding sequence ATGAGCAGGCTGTTGAAATCAGCGCAAGCCGGCACGGTAGAATCAACCGATATTTTGATCATGCTGGCGCCAGCGGATCCGGGAGCAGGCATCACAGTGGAACTGATTAGCCCTACGATGCAGCAGTACGGAGAGCATATCAAAAATCTCATTATCAAGACACTGGCATCCTACGGAGTGCAGGATGCGGTTGTTCACGCCAATGAAAAGGGCGCACTGGATTATACCATCGAAGCCCGGATCAGAACCGCAGTGATGCGGGCCTTGAGCTAA